Proteins encoded within one genomic window of Flavobacterium oreochromis:
- a CDS encoding FAD-dependent oxidoreductase: MQTPQKIAIIGSGLVGTLLAIYLKRNGHTVHVFDRSPDMRTVEFSGRSINLVMSDRGWKALEEVGLNHAIRNIGIPVDKRAIHMQDGKLNYQYYGKDGEAIFSLSRSVLNRKMIDLAEEAGVEFKFEHKIWDVNLIDATLYIGEDERTTWQELKYDKVFGADGAFSRIRHRMQRQSMFDYSQEFMKIGYKELHIPANPDGTHKIDKNSLHIWPRGQFMLMALANLDGSFTCTLFMPFEGINSFDSLKEEKQLIDFFAEYFPDTKDVIPDLVQDFFKNPTSYLVMMKCFPWTHTDKVALVGDSAHAIVPFYGQGMNAGFEDITVLAEKMELYGDDWETIFKEYEKSRKPNADAIAELSRRNFVEMSTKTADEKFLLQKKIEKWFSDKHPEKWMPLYSRVTFSTQPYSEALAIGDFQNAIMEEIMEMPDIDSRWNSLEVEQKIIALLDNAKIY; encoded by the coding sequence ATGCAGACTCCTCAAAAAATTGCTATAATTGGTTCTGGTTTAGTAGGAACTTTATTAGCAATCTATTTAAAAAGAAACGGGCATACGGTACATGTTTTTGACCGAAGTCCTGATATGCGTACTGTTGAATTTTCAGGACGTTCTATCAATTTAGTAATGTCAGATAGAGGATGGAAAGCTCTAGAAGAAGTTGGTCTAAATCACGCTATAAGAAATATAGGCATTCCAGTAGATAAAAGAGCTATTCATATGCAAGACGGAAAACTCAATTATCAATATTATGGTAAAGATGGAGAAGCAATTTTTTCACTTTCTAGATCAGTATTAAATAGAAAAATGATTGATCTAGCAGAAGAAGCTGGGGTAGAGTTTAAATTTGAACATAAGATTTGGGATGTAAATTTAATAGATGCCACCTTATATATAGGAGAAGACGAGAGAACAACATGGCAGGAATTAAAATATGATAAGGTGTTTGGGGCAGATGGAGCCTTTTCTCGTATTCGTCATAGGATGCAACGCCAGAGTATGTTTGACTATTCTCAAGAATTTATGAAAATTGGATACAAAGAATTACATATACCAGCTAATCCAGACGGGACCCATAAGATAGATAAAAATTCCTTGCACATATGGCCTAGAGGGCAATTTATGTTAATGGCATTAGCTAATTTAGATGGAAGCTTTACCTGTACTTTATTTATGCCTTTTGAAGGAATAAATTCTTTTGATTCTTTAAAAGAAGAAAAACAATTAATTGATTTTTTTGCAGAATATTTCCCTGATACCAAAGATGTGATTCCTGATTTAGTTCAAGATTTCTTCAAAAATCCCACTAGTTATTTAGTAATGATGAAATGTTTTCCTTGGACTCATACAGATAAAGTAGCATTAGTCGGCGATTCAGCACATGCAATTGTTCCTTTTTATGGACAAGGAATGAATGCTGGTTTTGAAGATATTACAGTTTTAGCAGAAAAAATGGAATTATATGGTGATGATTGGGAAACAATTTTTAAAGAATATGAAAAATCACGTAAGCCTAATGCAGATGCCATAGCAGAACTTTCTAGACGAAATTTTGTAGAAATGAGTACGAAAACAGCTGATGAAAAATTCTTACTCCAAAAGAAAATTGAAAAATGGTTTTCAGATAAACATCCTGAAAAATGGATGCCTCTATACAGTCGTGTAACATTCAGTACGCAACCTTACTCAGAAGCATTAGCAATAGGAGATTTTCAAAATGCTATCATGGAGGAGATTATGGAAATGCCAGATATTGATAGTCGTTGGAATTCGTTAGAGGTAGAACAAAAAATTATAGCCTTACTTGATAACGCTAAAATATATTAG